From Pseudodesulfovibrio nedwellii:
GTGATAACCCCGTCCAGGTCGAAGACGACACCTTTTAGAGTGATTGCAGACACGGATCGCTCCTTCAAAGCTGAGTTGTTTATCGCATAGCAGGGCTCATCGTGCCCAAAATGGTGACCAACATATCCGGTTCGGGCACGATCAACGCACCACGAGTCAACCCGGTTATGCGTTTGGCCAATTCCTCGTTTTTTGTGACGTATATAGCTCGGACGTCGGAGGTCAGTTCCAGAGCGGCTTCCAGCATAGGGACATCCGAACCTGTATCCCCGCAGATAAGATGCGGTCCCCGATACATCTGGAGATCCAACTCGGAATTAAGAAATTTTACACCGTCACCTTTGTCAAAATCCTTGAGACCATCACCGGATGTTTCCACAGTGAGAATAATCTCCACATCCAGTCCGGTATCCTCGATACGAAAGTTTTTCGACTCCGGGTCCAGCTCGGCAACCAGAACTTCAAGGATCTTGAAAAAAGCATCTGATTCGGCAGCATTAATCGACGTGCCGATATCCTGCCGAGCCACGGTAGATTGACCAAATTTAAATTGCAGACCGGAGCCGATATAGGTGAATTTCTGATATTCTGGTCGGTCTGTCAGTTCTGTTAAACGCGCATTCAGACAGTCCATGGCCTCTTGTTTGGCTCTGGGAATAGGTAACCGGCGAATACGACCTTCCAAGTCCAGACACTCCCGTCCCTTGGATGCGGCGTAATACATCTCACTTTCCGGGTTGACGCTGATTTCAATCAACCCATCAAGTGGTGCAGAAGTCAGGATTACCGGCCTACGAGCATTATTTTGCGCAAACCGTGTCAGAAAAACGGAATTATAAATGGACTGAATTGACGTCAGATACCGTGCACAATAATTGTTGATAGTTCCGTCGCGATCAGTGATAAACGCGTTGAAATCAAGCCCGTGAAGCAACTCCCGACCAGCCTGCACGTATTCATCAAATCCGGAGTGAAAGTCCGAAAGAAACTCCAAAAAAGTTTCCTCCCCCTCTTCCAAATAAAAAATATCCTTCCGCATTTCATTGATTTCATACTCCATATCAAGCGCAATGGTCCGCGTCCCATCCAACGACAAAATCTTTTTCCCATCCTCTTCAGGAACGGCTTCCAAAGATTCCAACGCATGACTCAAGGATGCCGCGGCCTCGTCCACCACACAGTTGCCATCCAGAAGTGATGCCACAGTCTTGAACCGCACCGTCCGGGTAGCGGCCATAAGATCATAGAAATCCTTAAGCGTTTTCAATGCAACAGACGTGATATCCGGCATAAGCCATCCCCTCTAATAATCAATCCTAACCGTGTAATTGATGGATTTTCCTTCCGTACCCTTGGAAGGCAACAGCGACGTGAGCGCAAATTCAATGGATCCCGAGTCGGCCTCGGTGTATTCAACATCAGCAGACAATATTTTCCATGAACCCGGAAAGGATTCACGCAATGTCAGATCCTGCGGCGTAGACTTGCCGTTCTTGACTGTAATTTTCCAACCTATTTCAAAGGCGTTCTTCCCCACTTTTTTAAAATGCGTCTGTGTACGCTCAACCTTCACATCAAAAGAGCGGCCAAGCACAAGACGAACTTCATTCCCGACCGCTGTGTGGTTAAGACGCGTCTCCCCAGC
This genomic window contains:
- a CDS encoding trehalose 6-phosphate synthase, producing MPDITSVALKTLKDFYDLMAATRTVRFKTVASLLDGNCVVDEAAASLSHALESLEAVPEEDGKKILSLDGTRTIALDMEYEINEMRKDIFYLEEGEETFLEFLSDFHSGFDEYVQAGRELLHGLDFNAFITDRDGTINNYCARYLTSIQSIYNSVFLTRFAQNNARRPVILTSAPLDGLIEISVNPESEMYYAASKGRECLDLEGRIRRLPIPRAKQEAMDCLNARLTELTDRPEYQKFTYIGSGLQFKFGQSTVARQDIGTSINAAESDAFFKILEVLVAELDPESKNFRIEDTGLDVEIILTVETSGDGLKDFDKGDGVKFLNSELDLQMYRGPHLICGDTGSDVPMLEAALELTSDVRAIYVTKNEELAKRITGLTRGALIVPEPDMLVTILGTMSPAMR